The Miscanthus floridulus cultivar M001 chromosome 17, ASM1932011v1, whole genome shotgun sequence genome has a window encoding:
- the LOC136518626 gene encoding pentatricopeptide repeat-containing protein At1g20230-like, with amino-acid sequence MSHSSSLHHFLRHVSIPPDPHLLPTAFKSCPTLPLARALHATAEVTGLVRDPFVASSLLHAYLRLGTTVDARAVFDGMPRPQRTIVGWSALVAAHAARGDAGGAWRLLEEMRRDGGVEPNVITWNGLVSGLNRSGRARDAVVALARMHGEGPLRPDATGVSCALSAVGDVGLVSVGEQLHGYAVKAGCRVDACVVTALIDMYGKCGRAAEIVQVFDESSHVDVASCNALIAGLSRNTQVSEALRLFREFVGRGLELNVVSWTSIVACCVQNGKDLEAVELFREMQAQGIEPNSVTIPCVLPAFANVAALTDGRSAHSFALRKGFLHDVYVSSALVDMYAKCGRVKDARTIFDAMPSRNVVSWNAMIGGYAMHGEAVNAVRLLHSMLVCKQKPDMVTFTCVLAACTQAGLTEEGRHYFKEMHNEYGVSPRMEHYACMVTLLGRAGKLDEAYDLISDMPFEPDGCIWGSLLGSCRVYGNVDLAEVAAEKLFRLEPENAGNYVLLSNIYASKKMWDGVNRVREMMKDVGLKKEKGCSWIDIKNKVHMLLAGDDSHPMMTAIIEKLKQLNIQMRKLGFVPSTDFVLHDVEEQEKDDILAVHSEKLAVALGLISTSPGTTLRVIKNLRICGDCHEAMKFISSFEGREISVRDTNRFHHFRDGKCSCGDYW; translated from the coding sequence ATGTCCCATTCTAGCTCCCTGCACCACTTCCTCCGCCACGTCTCCATCCCTCCGGACCCGCACCTCCTCCCCACCGCGTTCAAGTCATGCCCGACACTGCCACTCGCCCGCGCTCTCCACGCCACCGCCGAGGTCACCGGCCTCGTGCGGGACCCCTTCGTCGCCTCCTCGCTCCTTCACGCATACCTCCGCCTCGGCACCACCGTCGACGCCCGCGCCGTGTTCGACGGAATGCCGCGCCCGCAGAGGACCATCGTCGGTTGGAGCGCGCTGGTCGCGGCGCACGCGGCGCGCGGGGACGCCGGTGGCGCCTGGCGCCTACTCGAGGAGATGCGGCGGGACGGCGGCGTGGAGCCGAACGTCATCACCTGGAACGGGCTCGTGTCTGGGCTCAACCGCAGTGGGCGTGCCCGGGACGCGGTCGTCGCGCTGGCGAGGATGCACGGGGAAGGGCCCCTGCGTCCTGACGCCACGGGCGTCTCGTGCGCGCTCTCCGCCGTTGGGGACGTCGGTTTGGTTTCGGTGGGCGAACAGCTGCACGGATACGCAGTGAAGGCAGGCTGCAGGGTGGATGCGTGTGTGGTCACCGCCCTCATCGATATGTACGGAAAGTGCGGGCGGGCTGCGGAAATTGTTCAGGTGTTTGATGAGTCCAGCCACGTGGATGTTGCTTCTTGCAATGCCCTCATCGCGGGGCTATCTCGGAACACGCAAGTCTCTGAGGCACTAAGGTTGTTCAGGGAGTTTGTTGGCCGTGGACTCGAGCTGAATGTCGTGTCCTGGACCTCAATTGTTGCTTGTTGCGTGCAGAACGGTAAGGATTTGGAAGCTGTGGAACTTTTCAGGGAGATGCAGGCACAAGGGATTGAACCAAACTCTGTCACGATCCCTTGTGTGCTGCCAGCGTTTGCCAATGTTGCAGCTCTGACGGATGGGAGGTCAGCGCACAGTTTTGCTCTCAGGAAGGGCTTTCTCCATGATGTTTATGTGAGCAGTGCGTTGGTGGACATGTATGCAAAGTGTGGCAGGGTTAAGGATGCGAGAACAATATTTGACGCAATGCCATCTCGGAATGTGGTTTCATGGAATGCGATGATCGGTGGCTATGCTATGCATGGTGAGGCTGTGAATGCAGTTCGGTTGCTTCACTCAATGCTGGTGTGCAAACAGAAGCCTGACATGGTCACCTTCACCTGCGTGCTTGCTGCTTGCACCCAGGCTGGTTTGACAGAGGAAGGGCGTCACTATTTTAAAGAAATGCATAATGAGTATGGTGTTTCTCCGAGGATGGAACATTATGCATGCATGGTTACTCTTCTGGGACGTGCAGGCAAACTTGATGAGGCATATGATCTCATAAGTGATATGCCATTTGAGCCAGATGGATGTATTTGGGGTTCGTTATTAGGCTCTTGCCGGGTTTATGGCAATGTGGATCTGGCTGAGGTTGCAGCAGAAAAGCTCTTTCGCCTAGAGCCAGAAAATGCTGGTAATTATGTCCTGCTTTCTAACATTTATGCTTCTAAGAAAATGTGGGATGGGGTTAATAGGGTTAGAGAGATGATGAAGGATGTAGGCTTGAAGAAGGAAAAGGGCTGTAGCTGGATCGATATCAAGAACAAGGTGCATATGTTGTTGGCTGGTGATGATTCACACCCTATGATGACTGCGATAATTGAGAAACTAAAGCAGCTTAATATTCAGATGAGGAAGCTGGGCTTTGTACCAAGCACAGATTTTGTCCTACATGATGTGGAGGAACAAGAGAAAGATGATATCCTTGCTGTTCACAGTGAGAAGCTAGCTGTCGCTTTGGGACTCATAAGCACTAGCCCAGGAACAACCcttcgggtgataaagaacctcCGAATTTGTGGCGACTGCCATGAGGCAATGAAATTTATATCATCTTTTGAGGGGAGGGAGATATCTGTTAGAGATACCAACAGGTTCCATCACTTTAGGGATGGAAAATGTTCCTGTGGGGATTATTGGTGA